In Terriglobus aquaticus, the genomic window GGCAGTGCGGCACTGCGCGATGAACCGATCTACAAAGGTCCCGCCAAACTCTTCCCGTCCGCAACTCTTTGGCGCGGGCTCAGCGAAGTACAGATGTCGCAGGCTGTCGGCGAGCACAGCTTGCAGGATCTGTCCTTTGGCCGCTGTTCGTCCGTCCCGATCCAGGCGTTTGTTGTAGAGCCGCTGCATCGCTCCATCGATTACTACGTTGGCCGGGCCGGAATCGAAAGCTAGCACCTCGGTCGAACCCGCCGGCAGTGCCGCCATATTCGCAATGCCGCCCAGATTTTGCAGGATGCGGTTGCGCGTGGGGTGCGCGTACAGCACGCGATCCAGCATCGGTACCAGAGGCGCGCCCTGGCCACCCGCTGCCATGTCCGCCGGACGGAAATCACTGACCACCGGCAGGCCGGTACGGGCAGCGATCTCTGCCGCCTCGCCAAGCTGCCACGTACACCGCAGCGTTGTGCCCAGGTATTTCGCAGGTGCGCCTTGGTGGTACACCGTCTGTCCGTGAACGCCGGCCAGCTTGGCTCGTGTGCCAAGCTGTGCTTCCGCTGCCAGAATCGCTTCGGCGTACACCTCACCCAAGCGCCAGTGAAGCCGAGCTAGTTCGGCGGTGGAGATGCTCCGCGCGTCCATGGCTGCCAGCACGGCGGCACGCAGTCTTGACGGGTATGCGGAGTGTGTGTGCCCCAAGAGCTTGATCCGCGGCGTACCGTCAGACCGGCCGGGGCTGATGCGCACCAGCGCAACGTCGACCCCGTCGGCAGACGTTCCACTCATCACACCGGCTACCACTAGGGGCCCCGGCGGAGGATACGGCAGGCTTGCCCTCTGCTGCCGGCGCTTGGCCTCTACTCGGTCAGTGCTGCTCATTGTTCGATCTCCTGCTTCAACTCGGCCAGCAATTGCAGAGCTTCCATGGGCGTCATCCGGTCTACGTCCGTCGAGCGCACACGGTCGACCACACGCTGCGACAGGGGCGTAAACATGGTCATCTGCAGTGCCGGTTCCGCTGCCTGTACGACGGCTGCACCCGCGGCGACGCCGGCGCTTTCCGCCTTCTCATGCAGCTTCAGCACCGCTCGTGCGCGCTCGATCACGACACGCGGAACACCGGCCAGCTTTGCCACTTCGATGCCGTAGCTGCGATCGGCCGCGCCGCTTTCCACCTGGTGCAGGAACACGATGCCCGCGCCGCCTTCGCGGCAGGCCACGCGCAGATTCTTGAGCCGATCGAGCTTGGATTCGAGAAGTGTGAGCTCGTGGTAATGCGTGGCAAACAGCGTGCGGGCACCGATGCGATCGTGCAGATGCTCCACGGTCGCCCACGCCAGCGAAAGGCCGTCGTAGGTCGCCGTTCCCCGGCCCATCTCGTCCAGCAGAACGAGCGAGCGCGACGTTGCCGTGTTCAGGATGGCAGCAGTTTCGGTCATCTCCACCATGAAGGTGGAGCGGCCGCGGCTCACGTTGTCACTCGCGCCGATGCGGGTGAAGATGCGGTCGACCAGGCCAAGCCGCATGTGCGCCGCAGGCACAAAGGAGCCTGCCTGCGCCAGGATCACCAGAAGCGCCGCCATGCGCAGGTAAGTCGATTTGCCGCCCATGTTCGGTCCCGTGATAAGCGCCAGCGAAGGACCGTTCTCTGCGTCCAAGTAACCGCCGTTGGGGACGAAACGGCCGGATCCACTCTCTTCCAACCGCAGTTCGACGACCGGATGTCTCCCCTCCGCGAACTCCAGAACGCCGCCCTCGCCTGCGATCTCTGGCCGGGTCCAGTTGCGCAGCACGGCCAGGTGCGCGAAGTTCAGCAGTACATCGACTTCGGCCACCCTGCGCGCGGTTTCGCGCATGCGCGTGGCGTCGTTCAGTACCAGCCGCCTCAGTTCGCCGAAGATGCGGCGCTCCAGTTCTGCAATGCGCTCCTGTGCAGTGAGCACCTTGTGCTCGTAGTCCTTCAGCTCCGGCGTGGTGAAGCGCTCCGCATTGACCAGCGTTTGCTTGCGTTCGTAGTCGGCGGGCACGTTGGCCAGATTGCTGCGGGTGATTTCCAGGTAGTAGCCGAACACATTGTTGAAGCGCACCTTCAACGAGGCGATGCCGGTGCGGGCACGTTCGCGTTCCTCAATGGCGGCGATTGCCTCGCGACCGCTGCGTGACAGGCCGCGCAAATCGTCCAGTTCGACGTCCACGCCATCCGCGATGGCGTCCCCGTCGCCAAGCTTCAACGGCGGCTCCGGGGATAGAACGCGGGCGATTTGCCCAGCGGTATCCGTGAGCGCGTCGAAGCCATCCCGCAACGAATGCCATCGCCTCGCCGAAAGCTCGGCGAGCCCAGAGGCGATCTCCGGCAGCGCATCCAGGGTCCGGCCCAGTGCCAGCACATCTCGCGGACCGGCCGAGTCCAGCGCAAGGCGACCCAGAAGCCTCTCCAGATCCAGCACGCCCTCGAGCGCGCGCCGCAGCCGTTCGCGCCGGGCCAGCGATGCCGCTGCCTCCGCTACCGCTTCGTGCCGGGCTACGATCTCGTCGGGCTGCAGAGATGGCCGTTGCAGCCATAGCCGCAGCAGGCGTTTGCCCATCGGCGTCCGGCACTGGTCCAGTGCGTAGCAGAGGGTGGTCTGTTGCGACTCGCCGCTGAAGAGAGGCTCCGTGATCTCCAGGTTGCGCAGGCTGACCGCATCCAGTTCTAGCGCGGTCGCACGTTCATAACAGCGAGGCGTGTCCAGGTGTTCCAGATGCTCGTGCCGCGTCGATCGCAGATAATGCAGCACGGCCCCTGCCGCGGTGGCTGCCGCCGCGCGCCCGGCCATGCCGAAGCCGTCCAGCGATGGGATGCGGTAGTGCCCCTGAAGCAATGGGATCGCGTATTCCGAGGTGAACACCCAATCTTCCATCGGCGTCCGCGTGCGCACGCTGCGGAACATCTCGGTCGCGGCATCCTCTTCTTCGCCGTCCAGCGATGTCTGTACCGAGCCCAGGCGCAAGCCCTGCGGAAGCAGCAACTCGCGAGGATGCGTTCGGCTCAGTTCCTCGCAGGCGTCCTGCACGGCAGTCTTGCCGCGGAACTCGGTTGCGCGGAACTCACCCGTGGACAGGTCGAGCAGAGCCACGCCGGCGCGGTCTGCCTTGCTTTCCACCGCGAGCGCCGCCAGGTAGTTGCTCTCGGAAGGTCCGAGCGAAGAGTCCAGCGCCGTTCCCGGCGTGAGAACGCGGGTGACTTCCCGGCGCACCAGCGTTTTGGTGAGCTTGGGGTCTTCCACCTGCTCGCAGATCGCGACGCGAAACCCCCGCCGCAGCAGTTTCTGAAGGTAGCCCTCGGCAGCGTGATAGGGGACGCCGCACATGGGAACGCTGCGTTCCTTGTCGCGCGCTGTCAACGTCAGTTGCAGCTCGCGGGCAGCGACTACGGCGTCTTCATAGAAGAGTTCGTAGAAGTCGCCCATCCGGAAAAAGATGAGCGCATCCGGATGCGCAGCCTTGGCGGCGGCATGCTGCCGCATGGCCGGCGTAACTCCGTCGCCTGCTTTTTTCTCCCGAACTGCCGTTTCCGAGGCCACTGATCCGACTTCAGCATAGCGGTTTCAGTGTGGGCCCGGCACAAACAAGCGAGCCCTGCCAGGGTGGCAGGGCTCGCGCACTTGCAGTGGATCGGGATACTAGCGAGTCTGAACGTTTGCGTCGCTGCCGTGCAGCTTCACTTGTTTGTTGTAGATGCCGAGAATCAGGAACGGCGCCACCCACTGTCCGACGAACAGGGCGGCGTGATCCTTCTTTGCGATCTTGAAGCTGACCGACGCTGCGATCGAAGCAATCGCGGCGGCCAGATAAAAGCCGCTTGGAACTTTGGATGTGTAGCTCTCGATGTAGGCCGTGATCTTGCCTTCTTCTGCCTCGCCTGGCTTCACGCGCGTGTCGCCTTCTAGGTTCCAATCCATAGGTGTCTCCCTGTCCCGGGCGTCTGCCCGTTCTCACTGCGTGGGATGCAGATTTTCGGTCTGGGTTTAGTCTCGTGGCGGCACATTGCGCTGATGAACAGCAGCAAGGGGTTGTTGCCGCGCCACCGAAACCGGCCGGGCAAGGGAATGTCAGACCTATACTGGTTGATGGGGGCGGCCAGTGCTTCTCCCGCCTGGCACATGTCCCTGTTTTGGCTCAGACTCGCGGTGGTGTTGTACGGTGTGGCAGCGCTGGCGGTATTGCCGGCGGCCCTGTACGACCGTCCGCGATGGCGGCTGGTTGCAGTTCCGGCCACAGTAGCCGCTCTGCTGTTCCACTTTGTTTCGCTTGCAGAGGTGCTTGCGGCGGCGCACCGCTGGGTACCCGTGAATGCCAGCGAAGTGCAAGCAGTGCTGGCACTTCTGCTGGCCGCAGCCTTCTTACTGGTCGTGGCGGTGTACGGCAGCCTGACGATCGGTGTGGTTCTGTTGCCGGTGGTCTTCCTGCTGGGGCTGTTGCCGGCGTTTTCACCCGGGTCGCACGAACTTGCGGCACCGCTGCTGCGGTCTGGCTGGATCACGCTGCACATTCTGTTGCTGCTGGCGGCCTACGCGGCGCTGATCGTTTGCATGTTTTCCAGCGTTCTCTATTTGTTGCAGGAGAAGCGGTTGAAGGCGCGCCGCCCCGCCACAGGGCTGCTGGCGCGCATTCCGCCGTTGCAGGACCTGGATCAGATTTCGTTGCGTTCGCTTCTAATCGGCCTGCCCTGCATGACCGGTGGCTTGCTCATCGGTTCGGCACTGGCTGCCAGCGAGTATGGCGCGGTGTACTTTCGCGATCCTAAGGTGCTCCTGAGCTTTGCCATGTGGCTGGCGTATGTGGGCATGATTGCCATTCGCCGATCGGCCGGACTGCGTGGCCGGCGCGCCGTGTGGCTGTCGTCCTTCGTCTTTGTGGTCATGCTCGCGGTGTGGTCGGCGAACCAGGTGTCGACCGTACACCGCTTTGCGGGGCGCCCATGAGCCTGACCCTGCTGGGTGTCAACCACCTGAGCGCGCCGCTTGACGTTCGCGAGCGGCTGGCGATCCCTGCCGGCCGGCTGGCGGATGCGATCCGCTCGCTGGCGCATCGGCCAGGTGTGCGCGAGGCGGTCATCTTGTCCACGTGTAATCGGGTGGAACTGCTGACCGAGCAGGAGCAGGCCGCCGATCTGCGCAGCTTTCTGGGCGAGTACTTCAGCATCGCGCCCCATGAACTCGATCCCCACCTGTATGAGTTTCGCGAACGCGAGGCTGTGCGGCACCTGTTCCGCGTGGCCAGTTCGCTGGACAGCATGGTGGTGGGCGAGCCGCAGATCCTGGGCCAGGTTAAGGACAGCTACGCTGTGGCCCGCGAGGTGGGAGCGGTCTCCAGTTCACTGGAGCGCCTGCTGCAGTCGGCCTTTGCGGTTGCGAAGAAGGTACGCACCGAAACTGAGATTGGCTCGACCTCTGTTTCCATCGCGTCGGTTGCTGTGGACCTGGCAAAGCGCATCTTCGGATCGTTGCAGAGTTCGCAGGTGCTGCTGGTGGGGGCAGGAAAGATGAGCGAACTCGCGGCGCGCCATCTCATCTCCCAAGGCGCTTCTCAGATCCTGGTTGCCAACCGCACACCCGAACGTGCCCAGCGCCTGGCGGCGGAATTCCACGGACTGGCCGTACCTTTTGCCGATCTGCAGGTCCACGCTCCCAAAGCCGACATCATCATCACGTCGACCGGTGCGGGTCGCAACTTGTTCAGCGTTCCGGAGGCGCAGGCGATCCTCCACAAGCGACGGGGCAAACCGGTCTTCTTCATCGATATCGCGGTACCCCGGGACGTGGACCCGGCCGTCAACGGTGTCGATGGAGCGTTTGTGTACTCCATCGATGATCTGCAGGAAGTAGCCGCGCAGAACCTGACGGAACGATCGCGCGAAGCCGCGGCTGCAGAGCAAATCGTTGCGGACGAGGTAGACCGGTATCAGCAGCGGCTCCAGTCGCTGGATGCCGTTCCTGGTATCCGCGCCCTGCAGCAGCAGGCGGAACAACTGCGCCTCGCAGAGCTGGATCGCAACCGGGCACGACTGGCCGATCTTTCGCCGGAGCAGCAGGCCGCCGTGGAGGCGCTGACGCGCTCCCTGACGAACAAGTTCCTGCACGCACCCATGACTGCCATGCGCGAAGCTGCCAACGCCGGGGACGCCGGTTCGCTTTCCGAACTGCACCGCATTTATAAGCTGAAGCGCTAGCCTTTCGTCACCCGGCTCAAGGAACAGAATGGCGCGGTCGCCCGCAAGCCACTCGCCTCGCGCCCCCGTCATCACACTGTTTCGAGTGAGGTGAGCCCATGGCGGAAACAAGCGCGCACGAACCACGCGGATTGGGAGAACATGCCCGCGGGATCGCGAGTGAAAATGCACACCAACAGGGTTGGGGATTGAACGAGGAGCAACGCGCCCGCAGCTCTGCCGACGCCACCAACGCTGTTGGCGGAGACGACTACGACTACGGTGCCCGCGACTTTGGCGACGAGCCGATCAACATGGGCGGCAGCAAGCCGGAAGACGTAGACAAGGCGCGCGAAATGCTGCAGAAGGAGAGCGAGTAATGGCAGAAGGACACGACAGCAAGCAGGCCCGTGAAGCCTTTGAGGCAGCAGAACGAAACAGGAACGAACCCATTCCCGAAGCCGAGCGGGGCGGACACGACAAATCCCACGCCGCGCACCTGCAGACGGAGGGCAAGGCTCACACCATGCCGGAAGGAAACCACCGCCAGGGCAGTGAACCTGGGGCATTGCGCGAGCCGCCGCAAGACCCGGGCAGAATCGGAAAGACGTTCCGACGGCAATAATGCGCTCGAAATCGTCTACTCCGTTTGGAGCTTAGACAGGCCTGACGGAACCAAGTCGAAGGGCATCTCGGTAGAGAATAAGCCGCCAGGCAATAAGGCTGGCAGCTTATCTCTGCACGGCTTTCCCGCCGTCCTGCCGCTGCTTTACCATCAGCCCTATGCACCTCCGTCTCGGAAGCCGCGGATCGAAGCTTGCGCTCTGGCAGAGTCACCACGTTGCCGCTCTGCTGGAAGCGCACGGCCACAGTACGGAAATCCTCCTGATCCGCACCACGGGCGATCGCATGCAAGACCCGGCGTATGCCGCGGCGCACCCGGTCACGCCGGAACTGGATGGCAAAGGGATCTTCATCAAGGAGATCGAAGAAGCGCTTCTGGCCGGCACCATCGACCTGGCCGTGCACTCGCTTAAGGATCTTCCGACCCAGCTCGACGAACGTTTCACGCTCGCTGCCATCCCTGAGCGTGCCGATCCGCGGGATGCCCTGTTGTGCCCCGAGTGGTTGCAGTTGCACACCCTGCCACAAGGTGCCCGTGTCGGGACAACATCTCCGCGGCGGGTTGCGCAACTGCTGGCGCATCGGCCAGACCTGGAATTCATCGGCATCCGTGGCAACATTGATACCCGGATCCGCAAGCTGGCAGCCGGCGAGTGCGACGCACTGGTGTTGGCCTGCGCTGGAATCGATCGCCTCGGCGGCGGCCTTCTCCGGCCGGTGGAACTCGATCCGCAGCATCCGGAGTTCGGGCGCGCGCCGCACATTGAGTGCATCACTCATCCGGACAGCAATCATCTTGCCCACGCCGAGCACGGCGACGATTGGCCGGGCCAGGCAGATTGGATCAGGGAACGGTTCGATCCGGCGGTGCTGTGCCCGGCACCGGGGCAGGGCGCGCTCGCCATTGAAACGCTGGCCCGCGAGGCAGAGGTGATCGCCGCCACGGCAGTGTTGGACGATGCGAGCACGCGCTTCGCAGTGGAAGCGGAGCGTTGGCTGCTTCATGGCCTGGGTGGAGGCTGCAGTTTGCCCGTTGGCGCTCTGTGTACGCTACGTGGTGGGGCCGCTACGCTGCAGGCGAACGTGACTGCGCCGGACGGGGAACGCATGATTACCCTGACCGAGCAGGCCGCCAGCGAGGAATCGGCGGAGGTCTTCGGCACGCGCATCGCGGCACACCTGGTGACTTTGGGCGCAAACGCGCTGCTGAACGGCGAAGACGTGCTCGACGCTGAATTCGCAGACTCACTGCGGTAGCCGGTGCCAGCTCCGGGAAAGCGCGTCTTGGTGACACGGGCGGCGCACCAGGCCTCCTCACTGGGGGACGCACTCGCTGCCCGTGGGCTCACCGTTGTCGCCATTCCAGCAATTGCTTTGGAGCAACCTACGGACGAGTACGGTGCGCTGCACAGCGCGCTGGAGCGCCTGGACGAGTTCGACTGGCTGCTCTTCACCTCCGCCAATGCGGTAGAGGTGTTTGCGCGCGAATGTGACGAGCTCGGCATCGACGATGTGCCACGCCGCATCGGCAGCATTGGCGCGGCGACCTCACGCGCTTTACAGCAGGCCGGTCTGCGCGTGAGCCTGCAGCCTTCTACAGCCGTGAGTGAAACGTTCGCGGCGGAGCTGAAGCCGCATGTGCGTCATCAGCAGGTGCTGCTGGTGCAGGCTGAGTCGGCACGCGATGTTCTTCCGCGCGAACTCCGCTCGGCTGGCGCTGAGGTGCTGGTGGTGCCGGCGTACCGGACTGTCGTTCCGGTGGAGTCGGCCGATGCGCTCCGCCGCGAACTCCCTCGGCTCGATGCGGCCACCTTCACCAGCTCGTCTAGTGTGCGCAACCTGCTGGAATTGTGCGATGCCGCTGGACTGACACTTCCGCGCAACATCGTGCTCGCCAGCATCGGGCCCATCACCTCGCAAACGCTGCGGGCGTGTGGGTACGAGCCACAGGTCGAGGCGCCGGTTGCGGACGTCGAGGTGCTGGCGAGTTTGCTGGCGAAACACCTGAGCCGAACCTAGTGTGAACTCCAGGTTTTGTCGGCGGAGTTACAGCTCGTTTCGAGAGAGCAGTCTGCGCACTTGGGCTTGCGGGCCTCGCAGATCTGTCGGCCGTGATGGATCAGTTGATGGGAGAAGTCGATCCACTTGTCCTGCGGCAGGATCGCCATCAGGTCGCGCTCGACCTTGACTGGGTCGTCGTTGACAGTCAGCTCAAGCCGGCGTGACAGACGCAGCACATGCGTGTCGACCACCACGCCGCTCGCGATGCCGTACCACGACCCCAGCACCACGTTGCTGGTCTTGCGCGCCGCGCCGGGTATGCGCAGCATCTCGTCCATGGTCTGCGGCACCTCGCCGCCGAACTCATTGACCACGACCTTGGCAGCGCCCACCAGCGACTTCGACTTCTGGCGGAAGAAACTAAGAGACTTGATGATCTCCTGAATCGCCTCGGGCTGGGCGTGCGCCATGGCCTGGGGTGTGGGGTAGGCATGGAACAGGGCAGGGGTGACCATGTTGACGCGCGCGTCAGTACACTGCGCGCTCAGGATGGTCGCCACCGTCAGCTCCCATGCGTTCGTGTGGTTGAGCGCACACACCGCATCGGGGTAGGTCTTCTGCAACGCGTCGACAATGGCGGCGACCCGCTCTGGCGCCAACGGCTTCTTTGTCTTGCCGGGCCGCCGCTTTGGCGCTACCGGTTCGGTCGCTGCAATCTGCCGGGCACGCACACCCTTTGCAACGGCAGCCGTCTTGGTTGCCGATCGCCTCGCAGGAACCGCTTTCTTCGCGACCATTAGCCGAGCTGATCCAGCATCTGCAGCGCTGTCATCCGCACGCAGGAGAAGATCGGATAGTCCTTGAGCGTATACATGCTGATCTCTGTTTCGCGCAACTGCTGGACCAGGTCGACGAAGTCTTCTGGGAAGTTCGTCTCAAACGCGACAACGAATTCCTGGTCGTCGATGCCGAAGCTATAGGTCGTATTCAGCTTTACGCGCGGGTAAGCCAGGCCGATGCGGATGTGCTCATCCATGAGGCGGCGGCGTTCTTCAAGCGACAGCAGGTACCACGGACGCGTCTTCCAAAACGGGTAGATGAAGATGTACTTGTGTCCGCCGGGACGGATGGCTCCTCGGCCTTCGCCTTCGCTCTCATCTTCGCGATCGATCTGGTACTGCGACCGCTTGGTCATGGAGAGAAAGTGATGCGGAATGGTGAGATAGCCGCCCAGCGGAGTTGCAAGTAGCTCCGCGCGCATCGTGTTCATCTCGGCAACGGAATAGCAGATGGACCATACGCAGAAGTCGGCGTCACCACGGGTGCCGATGGTGGAGTAAGTGAGCGAAAGGAACTCGCCCGGCCGGTTCCACCGTTGCAGAACGCCCGCGAACGCGGCTTTGTGCTCGGCCTTCACGTGCTCAGGCAGGCGCTTCCATTCCGGCATGATCTTGTAGAACGAGAATGCTACGATCTGGCGCTTTACGGGCGCGCCGCCCCCATGCTGCGGCCGTGCGCCGTATCCCGTTGCAGGCGCCTGCTGCGGGGTGATGGTGTGCGCAGAGGAGGTTGCTGCGGGAGCCTCGGCGGCGGGATGGGTCGCGGTTTCTGCCATTCCTCAAGGATACGAGCCCGGCACAACGGCAGCAAGCGTTCCCCTGCGCCACCGCGCCAACCCATGCGGATCGCTATACTTCAGAAGACCTCCACATGACTGAAAAGATCATTACCTTTCTTTTGCCCTACATCACGGGCATTATCGTCGCGATCGGCTATCCAGGCGTCGCCCTTCTCATGGCGATCGAGTCGGCCTGCATCCCGCTGCCCAGCGAGATCATCATGCCGTTCGCCGGGTACGTGGTGTGGCAGGGCAAGATGAACCTTTTGGCGGCAGCGACGGCGGGCGCCATCGGTTGCAACCTGGGCTCGGTGGTTGCGTACTGGATCGGAGCCTACGGAGGTCGCCCGCTGGTCGAAAGGTATGGGCGATACGTTCTGATGAGCCGCCGCGACCTGGATCGCGTGGACCACTATTTCCAGAAGTACGGCGGAATCACCGTTCTGATCGGTCGCCTGCTTCCCGTCGTCCGCACCTTTATCGCGCTGCCTGCGGGCATCGCGCGCATGCCGCAGCTTCGGTTTCACCTGTACACGTTGATTGGTTCGTGGCCGTGGTGCTTTGCGCTTGCCTACATGGGCATGAAGGCGGGCGCAAGCTGGAACGATCCGAACTCCAAACTGAAGCATGTGCTGCACAAGGCGGATGCGGCCGTGATCGTGCTGGTGCTGGTGGCAGTGGTTTGGTTCGTCTGGTCTCACCTGAAGCACCGGGACGATCTGCAGACCGCTTAGAAGACTTAGCGGGGGTGGCCTGTCACCGGGCCGCTGCGCGGTCGGCTGCGGGCGCCAGTTGCTCGGCAAGTGTGCTGCCGGTTGCGGCGTGCGGCGAAGGCGCGGCGGCTACCGGCACCATCGTGGTGTGTGGCCCGCGAGCATCAGCGCTGGCCGATCGCGGCGTTCCAACGTCTCCCGTTACGACGATGTCCACACGCCGATTCTTCGCACGCCCTTCGACTGTGGAGTTCGAGGCGGCCGGGTGGAACTCACCATAGCCGGCAAGGGTGAAGCGGGAGGGCGCGATTCGGCTCGCCTGCATCAAGGCTTCCGCGACCGCCGCTGCGCGCGCCGTGGACAGCTCAAAGTTGGATCGGAACCGTTCTGAGTGGATGGGCTGATCGTCCGTGTGTCCCTCCACCCGCAGCTCGCGATCGGGCAGTGTTGCAGCGATCTTGCGCAACAGAAGTTTCGCCGCGGGACTCAGGTCGGCCGAGCCCGACGCAAACAGGCCCGCATCGCTCAGTGAAACCGTGGTTCCGCTGCCATCGGAGCGCACGGACGCGGAACCCTGCAGAGCATCTCCGGCAACGGCCTTCTGCACCGCGGCTTCCACCGCCTTCGGAGAAGCGTGCGCTCCACCAACGCCGCTGTCGGGCGCATTTGGCAAAGGCATCATTAGCGGCGCCGGCGCTCCCTGGCTATTACCTGCCCCGGGCTCCAGGGGCGGAGTCTTGGCGTGTGCGTCAAAAGCACCGTTGTCGCTGAACGCGCTCTGCATTGCGGCAGCCATCGCCGCTGTTTTCTTCTTGTCGCTGACGCTGGACGCGAAGAGAACGACGAAAAAGGCGAACAGCAGTGTGAGCAGATCGGCGTAGCTGACCAGCCATCGTTCGTGGTTTACGTGTTCCGCGTGCTTCTTCTTTGCCATGCGACTAGGCCTTTGCTTCCGCGGCGCCGTGCGCCAGGAAGGTGCGCAGCTTCGTCTCGATCATGCGCGGGTTCAGCCCTTCCAGGATGCCGACAACCCCCTCCAGCATCATCTCTTTCACCATCAACTCTTCTTTGTGGCGGATCTTCAGCTTGCCAGCGGCAGGCAGGCAAAACAGGTTGGACAGGGCTACCCCGTAGATCGTGGCGACAAAGGCCACGGCGATGCCCTTGCCAACTTCGTCGATGTTGTCCAGGTGCTGCATGACC contains:
- a CDS encoding DedA family protein; translation: MTEKIITFLLPYITGIIVAIGYPGVALLMAIESACIPLPSEIIMPFAGYVVWQGKMNLLAAATAGAIGCNLGSVVAYWIGAYGGRPLVERYGRYVLMSRRDLDRVDHYFQKYGGITVLIGRLLPVVRTFIALPAGIARMPQLRFHLYTLIGSWPWCFALAYMGMKAGASWNDPNSKLKHVLHKADAAVIVLVLVAVVWFVWSHLKHRDDLQTA
- a CDS encoding flagellar motor protein MotB; the encoded protein is MAKKKHAEHVNHERWLVSYADLLTLLFAFFVVLFASSVSDKKKTAAMAAAMQSAFSDNGAFDAHAKTPPLEPGAGNSQGAPAPLMMPLPNAPDSGVGGAHASPKAVEAAVQKAVAGDALQGSASVRSDGSGTTVSLSDAGLFASGSADLSPAAKLLLRKIAATLPDRELRVEGHTDDQPIHSERFRSNFELSTARAAAVAEALMQASRIAPSRFTLAGYGEFHPAASNSTVEGRAKNRRVDIVVTGDVGTPRSASADARGPHTTMVPVAAAPSPHAATGSTLAEQLAPAADRAAAR